One Umboniibacter marinipuniceus DNA window includes the following coding sequences:
- a CDS encoding sugar nucleotide-binding protein codes for MLSGKNLYLLGYGDILRRVYHLQKPIANRIITFSRNIDQHPEPENAIAAELGTGRDWQLPHQDEQSVVIYTPTPSERSIAGYQQGYIKSCEELLGRLKPTTWLILVSSTRVYRGQQLSIVDDTTQPLAADEFGQVLIDMEALVTANHANTIIVRPSGIYGRSTARWERLMEHPELTGNRLGNRIHADDLARFLSFLIDKIPACKTNQFIVTDGEPASESQVVDYLLGLTRDLPSEGIALQATALTKSGFELHYPSYRKGLLALKR; via the coding sequence ATGTTGAGTGGGAAAAACCTGTACCTTTTGGGATATGGTGACATATTACGACGCGTGTATCACCTGCAAAAACCGATAGCTAATCGTATCATTACCTTTAGTCGCAATATTGATCAGCACCCTGAGCCAGAAAACGCCATCGCTGCCGAGCTAGGCACTGGCCGTGATTGGCAATTGCCTCATCAGGACGAACAGTCAGTTGTCATATATACGCCCACGCCTTCCGAGCGATCCATTGCTGGCTATCAGCAGGGCTATATTAAAAGTTGTGAAGAGCTACTTGGCCGGCTAAAGCCAACGACGTGGCTAATTTTAGTTTCCAGTACTCGGGTATATCGAGGGCAGCAACTCAGTATCGTCGACGATACCACCCAACCATTAGCGGCCGATGAATTTGGGCAGGTATTAATTGATATGGAGGCGCTTGTCACCGCCAACCATGCCAACACGATTATTGTCCGCCCCAGCGGAATTTATGGCCGCTCTACCGCTCGATGGGAGCGCCTCATGGAACACCCTGAGCTCACTGGAAATAGGCTGGGCAACCGCATTCATGCCGACGACCTAGCGCGGTTCCTTAGCTTTCTTATCGACAAGATTCCAGCGTGCAAGACTAATCAGTTCATTGTGACCGACGGCGAACCCGCTAGTGAGTCGCAGGTTGTGGATTATCTCTTAGGCTTAACGAGGGATCTTCCCTCCGAGGGTATCGCGCTACAAGCAACGGCTTTGACGAAGAGTGGCTTCGAGCTGCATTACCCTAGCTACCGCAAGGGCTTGCTAGCGCTTAAACGCTAG
- a CDS encoding RidA family protein: protein MSNRSIVSTENAPAAIGTYSQAVKVGNTVYLSGQIPLNPTTMEMVDDSFEAETHQVFKNLSAVMEAAGGSINHIVKLNIFLTDLSHFATVNEIMAQYFEQPYPARAAIGVAQLPKGARIEADGVASV from the coding sequence ATGTCAAACCGATCAATCGTTTCAACTGAAAACGCACCAGCTGCTATTGGCACCTATTCTCAGGCCGTGAAAGTTGGCAATACTGTTTACCTTTCCGGGCAGATCCCTCTGAATCCAACCACCATGGAGATGGTGGATGACTCCTTTGAAGCTGAAACCCACCAAGTGTTCAAAAACTTGAGTGCGGTGATGGAAGCGGCTGGTGGGTCAATCAATCACATCGTTAAGCTAAACATCTTTTTAACTGACCTTTCACACTTCGCTACGGTGAATGAAATTATGGCTCAGTACTTCGAACAACCCTATCCAGCTCGCGCTGCGATTGGCGTTGCGCAATTGCCGAAAGGCGCTAGGATTGAAGCGGATGGTGTTGCTAGCGTTTAA
- a CDS encoding RelA/SpoT family protein translates to MSSTLVSDKPITIDELTDKLENYLPAERVQSVRRAYFYAQQAHDGQTRRSGEPYVTHPLAVANILADMHMDPESLMAAMLHDVIEDTGIPKDALSQQFGGAVADLVDGVSKLTQIEFSSRAEMQAENFQKMAMAMARDIRVILVKLADRLHNMRTLGALKPEKGRRIARETLDIYAPIAHRLGMNDIRLELEDRGFYAMHPVRATRIDAAIRSVRGNRNEIVSKITDALQQCLQREGHEVMVSGREKHLWSIYQKMKSKHKSFTEIMDVYAFRIVTQSVDQCYRVLGCIHNLYKPVPGAFKEYIAIPKTNGYQSLHTVLIGMHGVPIEVQIRTAEMDTMANHGIASHSLYKTSDEDDLAPHTRARDWVQGLLQLQQQAGNPLEFIEHVKVDLFPDEVYVFTPKGKIIELPQGATAVDFAYAVHTGVGDRCVAARINNRLSPLSQVLESGQHVQIITSPGGQPNPAWLDFVATGKARSAIRHFLKTQRVSESVVLGKRMLNRTLQAYQKTVDEIDPQEIQRVLEQHQLADANALFEEIGLGNHIPFVMAQQLMATSAEGELKDVGEVPLLVSDSEGMVMSFAGCCRPIPGDQIIGRISPGKGVVVHRDDCHNLNEVRGKSGELTPVAWSGEVTGEYLADIRVEVENIRGVFASLAALLAEEGGNIDRVDIAEKDAGYAIINLTVGVKSRVHLASILRRVHRKSWVLKSGRKK, encoded by the coding sequence ATGTCTAGCACACTGGTAAGTGACAAGCCAATCACTATTGACGAGCTTACCGATAAGCTAGAAAATTATTTGCCCGCTGAACGCGTCCAGAGCGTAAGGCGGGCTTATTTTTATGCCCAACAAGCGCATGATGGGCAAACTCGCCGCAGTGGCGAGCCCTACGTCACACACCCCCTAGCGGTCGCGAATATTCTCGCCGACATGCATATGGATCCTGAGAGTCTCATGGCGGCAATGCTGCATGATGTCATCGAAGATACCGGAATTCCCAAGGATGCACTCTCGCAACAGTTCGGTGGCGCCGTCGCTGATCTTGTCGATGGCGTATCTAAGCTGACCCAGATTGAATTCAGCAGCCGCGCGGAAATGCAGGCTGAGAACTTTCAAAAGATGGCCATGGCGATGGCCCGAGATATCCGAGTTATTCTGGTTAAACTAGCGGATCGACTCCATAATATGAGAACGCTGGGTGCGTTAAAGCCCGAGAAAGGTCGTCGCATCGCGCGCGAGACGCTGGATATCTATGCCCCCATAGCCCATCGTTTGGGAATGAATGATATCCGATTAGAGCTTGAGGATAGGGGCTTTTATGCCATGCACCCTGTCCGCGCGACACGTATTGATGCCGCTATCCGCTCAGTTCGTGGTAATAGAAATGAGATTGTTTCTAAGATTACGGACGCGTTGCAGCAGTGTTTACAGCGCGAGGGACACGAGGTAATGGTGAGTGGCCGAGAGAAACACCTCTGGTCAATTTATCAAAAGATGAAGTCAAAGCATAAGTCGTTTACGGAGATCATGGATGTTTATGCGTTTCGTATTGTTACCCAGTCCGTTGACCAATGCTATCGTGTGTTAGGCTGTATTCATAACCTTTACAAACCGGTTCCGGGTGCGTTCAAAGAGTATATTGCTATCCCCAAGACCAATGGCTATCAATCACTTCACACGGTGCTGATTGGCATGCATGGCGTACCTATCGAGGTGCAAATCCGTACCGCTGAAATGGACACTATGGCGAATCATGGTATTGCCTCACATTCGCTGTATAAAACCTCCGACGAAGACGACTTAGCCCCGCACACTCGCGCTCGTGATTGGGTGCAAGGTCTACTGCAGCTTCAGCAGCAGGCAGGTAACCCGCTGGAATTTATTGAGCACGTTAAAGTTGATTTGTTCCCCGATGAAGTCTATGTCTTTACCCCGAAGGGTAAAATTATTGAACTTCCTCAGGGCGCAACGGCCGTGGACTTTGCCTATGCGGTGCACACTGGCGTAGGTGACCGTTGTGTTGCCGCTCGCATTAACAATCGCCTCTCACCACTATCGCAGGTGCTAGAAAGTGGTCAGCACGTGCAGATTATTACCTCCCCTGGTGGACAGCCCAATCCGGCTTGGCTGGATTTCGTGGCCACCGGTAAAGCCCGCTCAGCCATTCGCCACTTCTTAAAGACCCAGCGTGTCAGTGAGTCCGTGGTGTTAGGAAAGCGGATGCTTAATCGTACGCTTCAAGCCTATCAGAAGACGGTTGATGAAATTGATCCGCAGGAGATACAGCGTGTACTTGAACAACATCAGCTCGCCGATGCTAATGCGTTATTCGAGGAGATTGGCCTAGGAAATCATATTCCCTTTGTAATGGCTCAGCAGTTAATGGCAACAAGCGCCGAAGGTGAGTTGAAGGACGTAGGTGAAGTACCCTTGCTGGTGAGTGATAGCGAAGGCATGGTGATGAGCTTTGCGGGTTGCTGCCGACCCATTCCTGGTGATCAAATTATCGGGCGCATCAGTCCCGGGAAGGGAGTGGTCGTTCACCGCGATGATTGTCATAACCTCAATGAGGTTCGTGGTAAGTCTGGCGAGCTAACGCCGGTAGCCTGGTCTGGGGAGGTCACTGGTGAGTACTTAGCGGACATTCGTGTTGAAGTCGAAAATATTCGCGGCGTCTTTGCTAGCCTAGCAGCACTGTTAGCCGAAGAGGGCGGCAATATTGACCGAGTTGATATAGCTGAAAAGGATGCGGGTTATGCCATTATTAACTTGACGGTGGGTGTGAAGAGTCGAGTACACTTGGCCTCAATACTTCGCCGAGTACACCGGAAGTCCTGGGTACTGAAGTCGGGTCGAAAAAAATAA
- the rpoZ gene encoding DNA-directed RNA polymerase subunit omega, which produces MARITVEDCLDNVKNRFELVMVSSKRARQIAVEGQEPYVAFENDKPTVIALREIAEGYVTADILDDDEQPAVEF; this is translated from the coding sequence ATGGCACGTATCACCGTAGAAGACTGTTTAGATAACGTTAAGAACCGCTTTGAATTGGTTATGGTTAGCAGCAAGCGCGCTCGCCAAATTGCCGTTGAAGGTCAAGAGCCTTATGTGGCATTTGAGAACGACAAGCCAACCGTTATCGCCTTGCGTGAAATTGCGGAAGGTTACGTCACCGCAGATATTTTAGACGACGACGAGCAGCCTGCTGTCGAGTTCTAA
- the gmk gene encoding guanylate kinase, protein MYWQHKAKVIPVSRGNLFIISAPSGAGKTSLVRALLDALPNIKVSVSHTTRSQRPGEEHSVSYHFVDLATFDEMVSEGHFLEYAMVFGNGYGTSASWVEKELAAGTDVILEIDWQGAQQVRQLLPGAVGIFILPPSLAALKTRLTGRGQDASDVIERRMKEAVSEISHYAENDYLVINDDFDHALEDLRAIIRSQRCEISAQARDHEALLKELLSE, encoded by the coding sequence ATGTATTGGCAGCATAAGGCTAAGGTAATTCCAGTGAGTCGCGGCAATTTATTTATTATTTCAGCTCCTAGCGGGGCCGGTAAAACCAGCCTAGTTCGAGCGCTGCTTGACGCGCTGCCCAATATCAAAGTGAGTGTCTCACATACCACTCGCTCTCAGCGTCCTGGCGAGGAGCATAGTGTCAGTTATCATTTTGTCGATCTGGCCACTTTTGATGAAATGGTCAGCGAAGGGCATTTCCTCGAGTATGCAATGGTGTTCGGAAATGGTTACGGTACCAGCGCCTCATGGGTCGAAAAAGAGCTGGCGGCGGGCACCGATGTCATCTTGGAAATTGACTGGCAGGGAGCACAACAGGTACGACAGTTACTTCCGGGCGCGGTGGGGATCTTTATTTTGCCGCCATCCTTAGCGGCGCTGAAAACTCGCTTAACAGGCCGTGGTCAGGACGCGTCGGACGTAATCGAACGCAGAATGAAAGAGGCGGTAAGCGAAATCTCGCACTATGCTGAAAACGATTATCTGGTTATAAACGACGACTTTGATCATGCGTTAGAAGATTTGCGCGCTATTATCCGATCTCAGCGCTGCGAAATTTCCGCCCAAGCGAGAGATCACGAAGCTTTATTGAAAGAATTGTTGAGCGAATAA